The Anolis carolinensis isolate JA03-04 chromosome 2, rAnoCar3.1.pri, whole genome shotgun sequence genome contains the following window.
acctctagacctttttggaaagaataactctgagatgggaacctagtttggaaccaatgcccccctccccctcccatgattgtctatgttctatcttgagcggagcatcaaccaagctgacggtagagatggaggggcagagcaggtggggagagaggccgagggagcagggccttgcttatcccccacatcggtcccatcttggaagaaaggcaggatgtatgtttaacctgtccatcagtctccaggttagtgaaacccagagggaatgctctcacctgtccttcctgctccttgtcctcgtcccgactcaggaggaagccttccgccagggccatcgcctgggaacaggtctctgccccacactctcggacccagctccccatctctgggggcaggatgctcaggaactgctccagggtcaccaggtccagcacctcggccttggtgtgctgctctggcttcagccactggcggcacagatcgtggagacgactgcaaacccctctgggtccttcaccctcttggtaggaggactgcctgaagcgctggcgctgtgtgtccgagctgtcaaggtccacactcagggactcatgtctggttctttcccaggattccccactgcccccaggtcctgcttcaggcccacgtgagttgggtctctccatgttggaaccactctggtgaagaacccaactgtatccaagatgcttttcctccctcttccttctttcGAGGGAAAGAAATCCCTTTACAGGCTCTACACCGAGATTTTCAGTccaaaatcacatttcctctgtgaaagaaaggcagaaaggttgtgggaccaggcttttgagcaatagtagcagcagaaatgacaacTATATGATCCAAGGTATAATGACAGACCCGGTTTGGACTTGAAAGGTGCCTTGaatgtttacagtagagtctcacttatccaacataaacaggccggcagaacgttggataagtaaatgtgttggataataaggagggattaaggaaaagcctattaaacatcaaattaggttatgattttacaaattaagctccaaaacatcctgttatacaacaaatttgacagaaaaagtagttcagtacgaaataatgctatgtagcaattactgtatttacgaatttagcaccaaaatatcatgatttattgaaaacatcgactacaaaaatgtgttggataatccagaacgttggataagcgagtgttgcataagtgagactctactgtatttatatgtatatttatgaaagtttgaatgtaatttaatttaaatggaattttgaaatgtgattgtattctttgatatatttatttatttatttacaacatttataccccgccttctcacccgaggggactcagggcggcttatatgttttatattgtaagccaccctgagtccccttgatgggtgagaaggatggggtagaaatgttgcaatagataaataaataaacaaaaagaagaatCAACAATGACATGTTTCCATTATAATCGACTCCAACAGAGACTTCGTCTAGACACAAGATTCGGAGAATCAGCGGAACCAACTGCTACAGACAAAAAACTAACCAATTGGGAAGCTGcatcaatttcttctgaaagattttacaattgataaagaaattaaaaaacctaTGATTCAGTGGGTGAAAACTCTAGGCTAAGCAATAACTCCACGAGAATGGGAagagctctggtaaaaatgactaaaatttacaaggagtcacacaattaaataaaatttcaacaaaatgatacatagatggtacaaaactccagaaaaactctcaaatacacacacatgatATGTTGGGATTTGCCAAAAGGTAacaaattctgaataaaaatccacagagacatggaaactattctagagtacaaaatcccattaaaaccagAACATCCGGCATCTCCAGGAATAGGCATAGTTGCTCTATACCTTTAAGTGTGCAAAAGCACCCTTGGGCATTGCAGAAAACTTGAGCTCCCACGTTCAAGACTTGAGTTCACTTCTGGTATCTAAacaaatttacagtagagtctcacttatccaacactcgcttatccaacattctggattatccaacgcatttttgtagtcaatgttttcaatatatcgtgatattttggtgctaaatttgtaaataaagtaattactacatagcattactgcgtattgaactactttttctgccaaatttgttgtctaacatgatgttttggtgtttcaattgtaaaatcataacctaatttgatgtttaataggcttttccttaatgcctccttattatccaacatattcgcttatccaacatggcgctggcccgtttatgttggataagtgagactcaactgtacttgGGACCCAATAATAAATTCTGCATCAATAAGTCCAgcacaaaataaatgaataattttcacaggaaaaaaaaaccataacgttttctactgggaaacatcaagaaagactctttctttatatgacaacagaagcaagaactgaatacgcaaaactatggaaacaacaagaCATGCCAACACCAGACAACTGGACGacaaaaggttttgaaatggccaaaaaggacaaactaactttagctgcacaacaaacaaatacacagagacttccaagaagaatggaaaccctTCACTGAATTCACAAAGAAGCAAAGGAAGATGGCCACAGCAGGATCTGTTGCCTAAAATAGTATTCATagtatacagttacattttgtactatttctgaactctttattcaagagactttgaatCATTGACCTATTAGCAGCACTCTTTGATTAGAACACAATCTTGTTAATTAGATATCTTAGAGCGACACATAGATACAAACccatatttgtgtagtgtttaaaTCAAAGAAGAAAAGATGAAAATGTAACATAGGGAATTCTCACCCACACAATCCTAATTTACTACCAAATGGAATCAATACAGCAGTCATGAGAATGAGATGAAATGCCTGCAAAGAACGGGAAGAGGAGGCGGGAAGGAGGCTGAGAGCGCGGGAAGGCCACTCTACCTTTCCTTTGGGCGCCCACGGGGATTTCCGCCCTTCAGGTGAGGCCAAGACTGACCTCTCACCCGGATGAGGCCTCGGCGCTGCCCACGGGCCCTCGCCCAGTGACGTCACCCGCAGCCCCGCCCACGGCTCTGGCTCTAGAGAGAAGAGGAAACCGCCAGTCCCGTCAGACCTGCACTTCAGGCTCTCAAGCGACACATTGGGAAGCGGGGAAACGTCAACGAGCGGAGGCGGAGAGAGGAGGCTGCTTCCCCGACACGACCGGCCAATCCTTCCTTCCTGGCCCGGCCCTCCCTTCCCCGCCTCAGCCCGGCGCTTCCTCCGGAAAGGGAGGCGGGAAGGCGCAGGCGGGTCTGCCTGGAGGCCGATCCCCATTGGCGGGCGAAGAAAAGGGCCGGGGAGATTCTGCCCGGAGACTGATGACGTCAGGGAGGGAGACGGATTCCCATTGGCGGATCTTGGGCGTTGgcaggaaaagaaaggaggagcgtCTCTCTCTGTCTAGAGCTCCGTTCAAGTGccgcgaagccccgcccctctctgGGCATCGTGCCCGCGGCTGCCATGTTGAGCCCGGGCGGAAGTCCACTGAGAAAGGGAGGCGTCTTCCTAGAGAGACTCAGGACGAGAGGCGCCTTTTCCTGTCAGAGCGAGcgcgggagggagaggaaggaggaagcggaggaggaggaggaggaggaggaggaggaggggtgagtgtgcgtgtgcgtgtttggggggggggggctgagtgggTCCCCGAGTCTCCCCCCGCGCCCCCCTCCGGCCTTGGCCTGCCTGGCCCTTCGCCTCAAGGCCTCCCTTCCGGCCTCCcttcctgcctcccccccccccccgcccatctccatctccatctccacgcAGAGGCGCCTCCCGCTCCTTGGCCTGGCCCCCCCTTCTCCGCTTCACCCGGCGCTTCCTCGGGCAGCCTGCCTGCGATGAGGAGCGGGCCAGGAGAGTCCGGCCCAGGGCGAGTCTGCCCGGAGACTGATGACGCGGCGAGACGAGGCCCATTCCCATTGGCCGATTCCTGGAGTGACCGTTAACGGCAGAAGggcggggcggggggcggggcgggggcgttcctgcccggagaccgatgacgccgctctgagaggaaggcggattctcattgggcgttgggaagaaaggaaagaaggggcgtgtctCTCCGCCTGCCTCTCCGCTTCTCTCaagccccgcccctctgtggGAATCTTGCCCGCGGCCGCCATGTTTCTTGAGGGCGGAAGTGCAGCGAGAGGCGGGAAGACTCGGGATGGGCGGGGCCGGGCGGCGCTCTTTCCTGTCAGCGCCttcgagggaaggaaggaaggaaagaaggaaagaggaggaggcctttcggagagagagagagagagagagagaggaggtgaGTGGGGGAGGGATGGGGGGCTCCCCCTCTGCCctcaggcctccctccctccctcccttccttccttccttcttctcggcCTTTGGGAGGGAGCGGCCTGTCTGCAATTCAAGCCCAACCTTCACCCTCAGTCTTAAATTAAATGTGGCTTTGTTTCTATACGCATTCAAGGCGTCAAattgtaagctgaagagccggcgttgtccgtagactcctccaaggccatgtgggatgactacatggagcggcgttaccttcccgccggagcagtacctattaatgcactcacatttgcatgttttcgaacttctgggttggtagaagctggggctaacagtgggggctctctccgctcccccaattcaaacctgtggcctttcggtccagaagttcagcagctcagcgctttaacacgctgcgccatcaggggatattatttcctaaaggttgtgaatatacaatatttctgattggtttttttttgtttgttggaggcaagtatgaatgctgcaattaggaaaaatgattaggatgtaatagccttgcagctttaaagcctggctgtttcctccctgagtgaattttttgttgggaggtgttagctggccctgattgtttcctgtctggaattcccttgttttcagagtggtgttgtttgcgatattttatgtgcttctactgtctgtggccctgagaaaacaggatttgccagactttgatgatgggaatactttgttgggaggtgttagctggccctgattgtttcctgtgtggaattcccctgtttatttactgtcctggttttagagattatattgttctgcattattctatcccagtaattatttcatattaaagaagaatctcacttatccaacattcgcttatacaatgttctggattatccaacgcagtctgccttttcataatcaatgtttttgtagtcagtgttttaaattcattgtgatattttagtggtaaatttgtaaatacagtacagtagagtctcacttatccaacataaacgggccggcagaatgttggataagcgaatatgttggataataaggagggattaaggataagcctattaaacatcaaataaagttatgatttcacaaattaaggaccaaaacatcatgttagacaacaaatttggaagaaaaaatagttcaatacgcagtaattctatgtagaaattactggatttatgaatttagcaccaaaatatcacgatatattgaaagcattgactacaaaaatgcgttggataatccagaacgttggataagcgagtgttggataagtgagactctactgtaaatactacatagcattactgcgcatggaactactttttctgtcaaatttgttgtataatatgatgttttggtgcttaatttgtataacgatgacctaatttgatgtttaattggcttttcctgaatcccttcttattatccaacatattcacttatcctgcctgcctgtttacgttggataagtgagactctactgtatatttctaatcttatattatctgctcagaactggattatatgaggctccttcttcacagctgtataaaatgcacactgaagtggattatatggcagtgtggagtcaagataatccagtgcaaagcagataatataagattataaatgggttatatagctgtgtggaagggccttgagtctacactgccatataatccagtgcaaattagataatctgtggaagaagtctaagtgaggcctaaatctgcctgtcccctaactgaaacctggctgtcccttggttgctaggcaaccaagtgggcagagattagccctctaaactggcagcaattggataaaaaaattattgctctccctctaattaggactttatttttcttttctttttgttgtatcaaccttgaggcgtggatgatgggttgcgttgtcaaattttgaggttggggggcctgtacttttgttgttttgtgaattgccatgatgccatcactcttttatatatatagatatatataatatacaataatttataaatatacaatatattgtacgtacttgtaatattgataataatattataatgcaatacaatattatact
Protein-coding sequences here:
- the LOC134296919 gene encoding uncharacterized protein LOC134296919 isoform X2 — its product is MFLEGGSAARGGKTRDGRGRAALFPVSAFEGRKEGKKERGGGLSERERERERGVFIPRPSRPEGDSERLTEHAYGKHSVPDSTINKDRQRRHRSFQLNIGFVM